AACTTCTAggccccttctggtccagaaaaaatcatcgtaaagtttcatcgcatttggacttcatttggtactgtttttctaaaaagcaaaaaacaagcaaaaaaacatgaactggcactaggttaataggttagtcccaaaaactgatataaaatagcatataaaacatccaatattaataatataatagcatgaaacaataaaacaatattgatatgttggagacgtatcacaaatttcctcccgcatccgtccgcAGACAAGGTGGGGGGGAGGGGTAGTCCGTGGGCATGGATGCGGGAGGCCGTCATCCAACTGTAGgcgcatacatttcaaactctttttcaacaaatcggatgaaattcgtgcaaacagggccgaatttcatataaacatgacatattttttaaacacatctggatttcatataaacatgacaaatttctataaacatgacggatttcattacatttacatcacAACGGTGCTAGTCCGGCTCTAGAGGTAtgattaatacctaatctaaatggtcgccggcGCCCGTTCCCCGTGTTCGGCCATGAACCCCGAAAACTGAAGCTTCACCATCTCCACTTCCGCCTCAGCGCTTTTCCAGCTCCACCTCCGGAGACCCGGGAAGTGAAACTGTCTGCCTCCACATCGCTGCCAAGTGACTAATAGGGCGACGATGATGAGCCAACTAAGCTTGGTATCAACCGGGGGGGAGGAGCGATGGCCTTCTTGGGACACgtgcggcggcgacctaccatgcacTACTGTTCCTCGCTGCCGGCAGCGCCCGTGGACGTGCCGGCTTCATGGTCTTCGCGGTGGGGCGCAGACTCGGtgacgtcctcctcctcgtcggtcTCGCCGAAAACTGCCTCGCCCACGACGTCGCTCTCCTTGTAGGCGGccgccacctccgccacccgctGGCGGTACCACCAGCGGGCGAGGCAGATCGCGCATGCGGAGCTGTAggactcgagcagcgcctcctgctccgccaggTCAGAGTCCGGTGCGACAGCCCTGCCAGCAGCgagctgctcctccgcctgcacgTGCTCCTGCAAGAGGTGGTTGTTGTAGGAGGCGTCGGCCCGCacctctcggaactgctcctcccgCTTCTCGCGCACCATGTCCATGTAATGGGCACGGGCCCCGTCGATGGTCaaggtgcaatgcaccagcgagggtGGCGCGGAGGATGGGGGCGACGCCGGTTCGTCGTCGGCGGCGTCCTCCATTGGGACGTCtttgtcctccggctgcctgccggccagccagccgACAACAATGGCGACCATCTCCTTCTAGTCCGATGTCAACCCGTCCCAGAAAGCTTTGGCGGGTGAGCGATCCATGGTGGGAATGGTGCGGAGAGGGATGACTGTGACTATGGCCGGGGCAGCGGTTTATATAGCCATAATGGGCGACAGAGGGACGGATGGGTGGCGCCGGAggagacgcctcggcaaccgcgtgccATCAATGCGGGCGGTAGACGGACGGACGGGCGACCGTTGTGTCGTTTGAAAGCGCGGCAGTCGCCTGCGCCGGGAAGCGACACATGCGACGTTCTCTCGGCCGGCGCGTCGCTTCAATGCCGACGCAAGTGAGCGCTCGCGTCCGTTCTGGTTGGGCATGAATGCGCGCGCTGATGCTCTGGAGTGGCGCTGACCGAAAACACGCGGGAGGGTGGATGGGGTggtgggctagggcggtcagaAACGGGCTTGagagcggtccggactcccgcaaacctccctaTATTTGTCTCCGATTTATGGGAGAAAGCGCGTTCAAATCATGCCGCGGCCCGATATAGACCCGCGTTGGATAACTTTCACGGTCCGCACAACAGCGGTCCAGTCATTCAGACGGTTGCGGGAGGTTTAAGGATTGACGTTGGAGATGCCATTAACACGTGTACAGTGTGGAGCACTAGGAGCGTCGAGGAGAGGGTAGTACTAATATCCTAATATTATATTGTGGAATGGGAGAACCACCGATTGCGACTCGAGAACCTTTCGTTCATCTCCAAAAATATCTTCCTCCTCTTTCCTGCGCCTCCATTATCCCTTGCGTGGTTTTAGTCTGTGAACTCGAGAGACCGAGCGAGGAAAGTTGCCGTGTGAGACCTGAGAGTTAGGAGATATGGCTGGGATTGGTCCTATCAGGCAGGACTGGGAGCCGATAGTGGTGCGGAAGAAGGCGCAGAACGCCGCCGACAAGAAGGACGAAAAGGCCGTCAACGCTGCCCGCCGCTCCGGCGCCGAGATCGACACCACCAAGAAGTGTAGGTGTCTGATTTTATCGATCCTTGTAGCCGTGTTGCTGTCCGATTTACTGGATGCGGTTTCCCCCCGCTGATTCTGTGGATTTCTTGCTAATCGTCCTGGCTTGGAGATGCTCTAGATTTGCGTGTTTCCTTTTCGGTTTGCTTATTATGGGTTTTATATGTTTAATCATGTGATTTGTTTGCTATTCTTTCTGCCATAGAACAGCTCGCAGTGTAGAGTACcacagtttttttgtttttctttctcggTTTTCCGTTGATCCAGTTTCGTTTGCAGACAACGCTGGAACGAACAAGGCTGCATCTAGCGGAACTTCCCTCAACACCAAGCGGCTCGACGACGACACCGAGAACCTTTCCCGTGAGCAACAATCACTCTCTCGCTATGTGCTTATTCTCCCATTGTGAATGATGTGCTACCGTATACAAATTTGATTCGTTCATACATGGCGTAGCTGGGTTGTTCTTGGAAAAAGCTCTCTTTATGAACTAGATGCTGAAGCTGCTGGTTGAGTGGTTGTCCTGACTCCACGTATTCTACTTGTAGCTCATGAAAGCATCTGCTTAGTTTAGGAAACTTCTCCGTGGTACTGCAGCAAATGTTTGGATGAAATTAGTTTTTGATGTTAAATGAGCTGTTGATATCAACTGGCACCTGTAGCAGCTTGGTGGGAACACCAACTACCAGACTGATATATCCTTGTTAATATCGTATTGACCATTTTACCGAATAGAGTGCTCAACATATTCTTTGTCACATCTTTTTTTAGTGCACTTGTGAATATTTTGTAGCCCCACAGTTGTTTTTTTTTGTTTGCCAGTGTATTTTgcgatagttaaataaaaatgttACATCTGTATGGGGGACTGATTTAAGGGAGTGTGCTGACATATACCAAGTTGGTAGCTGTGTTTATTGTGGAGTTCAAATCATGTGCTATGGGTTAGTGTTTATTTTTGCTGCTGGAAAAACTTCACTTCCTGACTATGTGCTGCTGATGGTGTGTTAATCTGTTCACTGTCCTGATTCCTGAATGCCCCTTGTTGCAAATGCCCCTGCACTGCTTGATGCCGACTTTTTTTCCCTCATGAAAAGAATGCACATGGAACATACTCTACCCTATAGCTAATTGGGAATCTTACTTCTGTTTAGGAAATTCTTCTGTTGTATTATCACACTT
This region of Triticum aestivum cultivar Chinese Spring chromosome 2D, IWGSC CS RefSeq v2.1, whole genome shotgun sequence genomic DNA includes:
- the LOC123054054 gene encoding multiprotein-bridging factor 1a, producing MAGIGPIRQDWEPIVVRKKAQNAADKKDEKAVNAARRSGAEIDTTKKYNAGTNKAASSGTSLNTKRLDDDTENLSHERVSSDLKKNLMQARLDKKMTQAQLAQMINEKPQVIQEYESGKAIPNNQIIGKLERALGAKLRSKK